DNA from Terriglobus tenax:
TCAATAAACCGCAGCACCGTCATGCGCTCGCGCCAGTGCTCAAACATCTCCTGCTCGGTAATACCGAACTGCGACAGAAACTCTTTCCAGCCGTCCGGGGAGGCGCTGCACTTGTAAATCTGGCACTCGGAGAGCTGCTTCTTCAACTGCTCCAGCTCTGCCTTCACCTCGTCATCGGTCACCGGGTCCAACTGCTGTTCCCGCGCCTGCTGATACACCAGCGTGCGATCAATCAGCCGGTTCAGCGCCTGCTCATGCAAGGAGTCCCCGCGAGCCGTGCGGAAGGGCTGAATCTCCGCAAACCGCATCTCCTCGTTCACATCGCTCTCCAGGATCAACTGCTTGTTCACAATGGCGACAACATGGTCCAGCAGCTCGCCCTGCTTCGGCGCGGGAACAGCTGGAGCAGGCGCAGGTGTCTGCTGCGCCATGGCGGCCATACCGGCCGCCAGCACCACCGCACCCATCGTCCTGATCCAGAGCGTCGCCATCAGAAGGTCTGTCCAATGCTGAAGAAGAAGTTGAAGTGGCTCGCGCGGCCGGAGTATCCATGCACCAGCGGATACGGCAGCGAGTAGTCGTTGATCACGGGGTAATACGGAGGATTCAGGTTGTAGCTGAAGTCCACGCGCAGCGGACCTACCGGGGTCTTGTACCGTGCGCCCATGCCAAGCGCATGCGAGAAGTAATTGAAGTCGCACACGCCCTTGGTCACGCTGAAATTTTTGCACGTGCTCTCGTTCGGCTGACGAAAGCGCCCAAAGCTCTTCCAGATATCGGAAACGTTGATGAACGCATTGCCCATGTCATGGAACAGAACCACCTGCAGGTTGTCATTCACAATCGGCAGCACCGGTCCGGGCATGCGCAGCTCAAAGGTGTTGACGAACACACCATCACCACCCACCGGATATCCCGTGGTCAGATCGCGCGGTCCCGCACCGTTGATCGGGAAGCCGCGATGCGAGGTTGCTCCGCCCGCATACAGACGTTCCGGCAGAGGCACGGCGATGCAGCTCGGATCGGTGACAACCTGCCCCTGTCCCTGCCCGGCGCAGGTGCTGTTGCCCTCAAGCTGGGGATTCGGTCCCAGCGTCGAAATAAACCCGAAGCGTGTGTTGCGGGCAAACACGTAGCGGCTCTTCTTACCGAACGCATAGTAAGTCGAATTCGTAATATCGGTCCGGTTGAAGTCCACATCTGAACCGAAGACGTGGTTGGAGAAAAAGTTCTGCACCGACAGGAACAGACCTTTGCTGGCATCCAGAGGCGAAGGCTGACGTGTGTCATGCAGAAAGGTCAACCCCGGGCCGCCTACCTTCACCGGCTGCGACAGCAGCGGAATCAGGTTCGCCGTAATTTGCAGGCTGGACTGGTCCACCGTAACGCGGCGGTAGGTAAAGTCATAGATCACCGTATCGGCGCGGCTCAGCCGCTGCGTCAGCTTCGTGGAGCCCTGGAGCTGTTTGGACGCATACGTCGAAATGTTCCGCACATTGCTGTAGCCGCCGGAGATCGAAGCATCCAGGCTGCGCTTGTTGCGGAAGTGCGGCAACGAGAAGGTCGCCGTCGCAATCTGCTCCAGCAGTCCATACGTCACATGCATCGTCAGCGACTGATCGGTGCCGCGCAGGTTGATGCGGGTGACATCCAGGCTGACGCGAGGACTCACGCCGGCCTTGCCTTCCTGCCGGCAATCCGCATTCGGATTCAGCGAAAGCTGCGCGTTGCAATTCGTCTGCGGTGTACCGGTCTGCACTTCGAAACCGAAGCCGTAGGTTACATCCCACCGCTTGGCCTCTTTCATCTGCACCAGCACGTTCTTGCGGTCGACGCGGCCATCCGGGTTCTGCACCGCTGTGTTCACTTCACTGAACAGGGCAAGGTTATAGAGATTGCGCTGCGTGTTCAGCAACGCGCTCTGATCCAGAGGCTCATTCGGCCGCAGCTCAATC
Protein-coding regions in this window:
- a CDS encoding SurA N-terminal domain-containing protein, producing the protein MATLWIRTMGAVVLAAGMAAMAQQTPAPAPAVPAPKQGELLDHVVAIVNKQLILESDVNEEMRFAEIQPFRTARGDSLHEQALNRLIDRTLVYQQAREQQLDPVTDDEVKAELEQLKKQLSECQIYKCSASPDGWKEFLSQFGITEQEMFEHWRERMTVLRFIEQRFRSGATITEQQIEDYYNNTLTPQVKARGGTPPPLERISSRIEEVLLQQQVSAMLQDWLKSLRDQGSVRIFKQGEMAP